In Victivallis sp. Marseille-Q1083, the genomic stretch CTTGAGCACCCCTTCGCGGAAAGCCGACAGGTGGGTGCCGCCGTCGTTGGTGAATTGGCCGTTGACGAATGAAAAATAGCTTTCGCCGTAATCGTCGTGGTGGGCGAGGGCGAATTCGATCGTCTTGCTTTTGAAGGCGATGATGTCGTAAAGGCCGTCTTCGCCGAGTTCGACTTCCAGCAGATCCTTCAAGCCGTTTTTGGAATAGTAGCGCTGATCGTTGAAATAGAGCGACAGGCCGCTGTTCAAATAGGCGTACATCCACATCCGCTTCTCAATGTATTCCAGCTTGAAACTGTAGTCGGCGAACAATTGATGATCCGGTATGAAGGTGATCAGGGTGCCGTTTTTCTCGTCGGTTTTTCCTTCGCTTTCACTGACGAGCCGGCCGCATTCGAAGGTCGCCTCGGTATAATGTCCCTCCCGGATGGTCCGGGCGATGAACAGCTCCGACAGCGCGTTGACCGCTTTGGTGCCGACGCCATTGAGGCCGACTGAAAACTGGAATACGTCGTCGTTGTATTTGCCGCCGGTGTTCATCACCGAAACGCATTCGACCAGTTTGCCCGGCGGAATGCCGCGTCCGTAGTCGCGGACGGTGACCCGTTCGCCGTCCAGCTTGACGTCGATGCGTTTGCCGCAGCCCATGATGAATTCGTCGATGCTGTTGTCGACGATTTCCTTGAGCAGAATATAGATTCCGTCGTCCGGATGCGAACCATCGCCCATCCGGCCGATATACATGCCGGGCCGCAGGCGGATGTGCTCCAGTGAACTCAGGGTTTTTATTTTGGATTCGTCATAGGCGACGACCGGAGGTTCCTGACTCATAAAACTTACGCGTACAATCTCTTTGGAGTTTCTGTTACCATGAAAAGAATGTACTGCCGATTCGGCCAAAATTCAAGTCTCCGCAGGTAAAAAAAGGGCTTCTTCCCGCTGGATTTCTGACGGAAATGCCGCCGGTTTCCGGTGGATTGCCGAAAAAGCGCCGGCTCGAAATATCCTGATTCCGGCCTGAAAAAACATCCGGGAAGATTGCCGGGCGGAGCCGGAGAGCGGGAAGGCGTTCCGGCGAAGATTACTTGCAGAGGGTTTCCCGGAGCGGGCCGGGATTGTTTTTTTTTCAGTTGCGCGGCAGGCCGCGGATCATGCTTCCAGCTTTCTGCGATTGGGAAAGACCCAGCCTTCCAGCAGGATGACCAGGCTGAACAGCAGCAGCGAGCCCGGGATCAGGAAAAAGGCTTCCCGCAGGCCGCAGCAGTCGCCCAGCAATCCCATCAGCCAGGTGAAAAAGCCGCAGCCGGGAATGCCGACCGATGAAAAATAGATGTACAGCATCGTCGAATCCAGCTCCGGGAGGTTGTTGACGCCGTAAACCTGCAGCGTCGGCCAGTAAGGCGCGATGCCGATGCCGGCCAGAAAGAGCAGGCCGAACAGTACGGCAAAAGTCAGCACCGACGATTGAAAGGTGTCCGGCTGCAGGAGCGTCAGCAGCAGCGTGACCGGGATGGTCCCGAGGCCGGTACACAGCAGCAGGTGCTTCAGGTACTGTTTGCGGGCAAAATAGCCGAATCCGGTGCGGCCGAGGAACATGCCGAGCGCAATCGCTGCCGTGCCGAGACCGGCGAACCAGGCGCTGGCGTTGAAATTCAATTGGATGTAGGTCGCCGCCCAGAAAGTCAGGCAGAATTCGGCGCCGGCGCCCATGAACATGCCGAGGCAATAGACCCAGAAGCGCGGGGTCCGGACGATGGCGGTGGTGTAGCGCCAGACATCCTTGGTACGGATTTTTTCCGGCGCTTCCGGATATTTATGGCGCGGACTCTCCTTCCACAGGAAGGTGAGCGAAACCAGCAGTCCCAGGAGGCCGGCGCCGGCCAGGATCGGCCGCCAGCCGATCCCCATGCTCAAAAGTCCGCCGGCCAGCAGCACGCAGGTGCCGACGCCGACCGACCAGAAGGCATGGGAAATGTTGACGTAGCGTTCCGGCGCGTCGGCGTGCAAATCCTGGACGAACGGCGTGGCGAGTCCCTCGCAAATGCCTTCGCCGAAGCCGGCCAGCAGCAGGCAGGGGATCAATAGCCAGTAGACTGGAGAAAACGCGCAGAGCAGAATGCCGCTGCCCATGAAAAGCATGCAGTAACCCATCGAAAGCCGTTTGCCGAGATGTCCGGCGATACTGCCGCACAGCAGCAGCGCCACCACCATCGACACGCTCCGCACCAGGTGCAGCACTCCGCCGGCGGCCATGCCGCCCTGATCCAGCGGGAAATTCAAATCGCGTCCCATCGCAACCAGCACGATCGGAATCGACAGCGAACAGAGCGCATAGACGGAAAACGCCGAATAACTGGCATAATCGTAGCGGCCCAACTGCAACTTCTTCGATGACTTCATCAACATCCCCGGCATGAAAAGATTAAGGCTTCGTTTAAGTATTAAGGGAAATGAATATAAACATCTTTCGCTAAAAAGCAAATCGGAATTTTCGAAGAGTGGGATGATTTTCGGTTCTATTCCATGAATCAATAATTTGCGTCTGCCCGGACGCGGCCCGGCGGGCGGACTCCGCTAGCTGCCGGCTCCGACGGGCCGGAATCGCGAAGCTGCCTGTCGTGGTGAAGATCGTTGTCTTTCCGGCGTCCGTTCCGGATTGTGCTCTGGACCGGTCGGCGGCGGCCGCTGGCGGGCCCAGAAACTGCACCTGGCGTTATTTGCTTGCCGCGGCTGGCATTTTCACCGATTCGGGCTATACTTGATCCGGTCGAAGTGAAATGTTGCCGCCATTGTGAAAAGAGATGTGAATTGTGAATATGAAACAATCGAAAACGGAAAAAAATGATGGAATGGAACTGCCGGAAGAATTGAAGGACCGGCAATTGTCGGAAATAGTCGAACCGCTGTTGCAATGGTATGACCTTCACGCCCGGGTGCTGCCGTGGCGGGAAGAGCCGACGCCGTACCGGGGCTGGGTTTCCGAGATCATGCTGCAGCAGACGCGGGTGGAGGCGGGCAAGCCCTATTTCGAGCGGGTCCTGGCTGCGTTGCCGGATGTAACCGCATTGGCGGAAGCGCCGGAAACGCGGCTGTTGAAACTGTGGGAAGGACTGGGCTATTACAACCGGGTCCGGAATCTGCAGAAGGCCGCCCGCCGCATCGTCGGGGAATTCGGCGGCCGTTTTCCAGCCGATTTCGAACAATTGCTGTCGCTGCCGGGCATCGGCGAATACACTGCCGGAGCGATCGCTTCGATTTCATTCGGCCAACCGGTGCCGGCGGTCGACGGCAATGTGCTGCGGG encodes the following:
- a CDS encoding sugar MFS transporter, whose amino-acid sequence is MKSSKKLQLGRYDYASYSAFSVYALCSLSIPIVLVAMGRDLNFPLDQGGMAAGGVLHLVRSVSMVVALLLCGSIAGHLGKRLSMGYCMLFMGSGILLCAFSPVYWLLIPCLLLAGFGEGICEGLATPFVQDLHADAPERYVNISHAFWSVGVGTCVLLAGGLLSMGIGWRPILAGAGLLGLLVSLTFLWKESPRHKYPEAPEKIRTKDVWRYTTAIVRTPRFWVYCLGMFMGAGAEFCLTFWAATYIQLNFNASAWFAGLGTAAIALGMFLGRTGFGYFARKQYLKHLLLCTGLGTIPVTLLLTLLQPDTFQSSVLTFAVLFGLLFLAGIGIAPYWPTLQVYGVNNLPELDSTMLYIYFSSVGIPGCGFFTWLMGLLGDCCGLREAFFLIPGSLLLFSLVILLEGWVFPNRRKLEA